AGTTCGGCAGTGTTGATCAGCCGCAAGCCCGGTACTACACCGCCCACTACGACCGGCACCGCCGTGTGTGGATCATTCCGACCGACGACTTCGCCACGACGGACGGCCTGGTGGTCGAAACCGTTGCGGGGAAGCTGTTTACGCCCGTGGCGGGTTATCTGCCTGCGCCGGTCAACGCCGTGGTCGACGGCACGGTCTGGACTAGCCTAGTCATCGGTTCGGGGGCACCCGTGACCCCGAATGGGAGCGAAAACGGCTTGCGAATCACCGCGAAATGGGGTTGGCCGGCAGTCCCGGCACCCGTCAAGCTCGCCACCCTAATTCAAGCGTCCCGGCTCTACGCCCGCAAAAACGCGCCGTTCGGCATCGCGGGCAACCTCGACGTGGGCGAAATGCGGTTACTTGAACGGCTCGACGTGGACCTCATGACCAGCGTCCGACCCTATGCGCGCATCTGGGGAGCGGTGTAGTCATGGCCCGCCAGGTTGGACGACGCCGCGTCGGTAACGCGGTGTTGCGCGGTCATCGTCGTGGTGCGCCGCGCCGGTCGCCGCCGCGTGACAGGCGGGGCCGGTTCGCCTCGACCGGGGCCGCGCCTGCTGGCGGGTCAGCCGAGGCGCACCCGAAGCGCAACCGCCGCCGCGCTGCTGCCGGGACGGTCGTGGCCGTCGGGGCCGTGGCCGCGAGCCAGGCGCGTCGGGGCAGCCGGGTCCGTACCGCGCCCGCACGTCGCCGGGTTCGGCGCGCTCATGAGCGCCGGGTGCTGCGCGATCACGGCGGGATGGCGCTGCATCGAGGCACGCCGTTCGACTACGGGCGTGCGCGCAAGGTAGCCCGTGCCGAGTACAAGTCGCTGGCGAAGCACTACCGGAAACAGGCGCGAATCGACCGGAAACGGGCTCGAAAGCGGCGTTAGGGCTGATCTGCGTCCTCTTCCCCGGGGTCAATATCATCCGGAATTTTCGATGCCAGGTAAGCAAGGAATAACTCAGCCCCGACACCGAGGTCTCGCAACCTGCGATATGCCTCCTGCGGGGTCATTTCGTATTCGACTTTCAGGCGATTAGTCAACCTCCGTTCGCGTGACCGCACGAGGGTGATCAAACTACCGAATGCTGCGTCGTCCTTTGACTGCCGAAAGGTCATGACGATTTGTGCACCCAAAGACAGAATGAAAATCGGTCCGTAGACAGCTGCAATTGTGGCAATCGCAAGTGCAATATCGCCGGCGGCGGTGATCTGCGAAACAGTGTTACCGTAGAGCGAAGTCGTGGAGTAGAACAGGAACCGGATAATCGATGGCGACCCTGTCACGGCATACTGCTCTGGCGCAGCAACGAAAACACAACGGTTTATTAGCGTGAATAGCGCTATGGACTGAAAGAGAAGCCACAGGTACGAAAGAACGTTGAGAAATATAAGAGCGTGACTTCTCCGGTACTGCTGCAGAAGTGAGGCGTAGAAGGACATCACTTTGACAGTAAGAAGCCCCATCGAAACGCTGTTCGAAAACTTCTGCAGTTGCTCGTAATTGAAACGCTCGACCTCATCACTTCGGAGTTCCGGGTCGATCTGCAAACTTTCAAACCGGGTTCTGCCGGTCATGGTGCGCACAATTTTCTGCTGGTAACCCACAAATTTGGATGCGCGGATTCCCGCTGCAATCGTCTGTGCGTAGTGGTAGATCAACGCGATTGACAGCAGAACCGCGCAACCTGCGGCGATCGGTCCCGTCGTAGTCACAATCGCGACAACCACCACGGTGAATTCGACAGCGCGGATGAAGAACCTACGGCGGAAATGTGACGACAACGATGTAACGACGGTTGTCAAAGCTAAGATGACGTTCCAGCTTTTCAGCCAAATCAGAAACCGAGGCAGTTTCCAGAGTAGGACGATAAGGGGGAAAGCTGCGGCGTACGCCACCACAAATAGAGCCTTCTTGTGCGCCAGAAGAATTATTGCAACAACAAGCAGGATTACTAGGAACCGAAATTGAACCAGATAGCTCCACGGGCTGCCCAACTTATTGGCCAGATAGACATCGAAATCAAAGACAAAAAGCTTCAGAAAGCCTAGAACCCAGATGGCCAACCCGGCGAAGTCGCCTAGGCGGGCCATGCGCCGCCATTTTCCGTCGGACAATCCTGTTTTCCAAGGAGGCGCGAAGGGGTTACCCTCCGTCGCCTGCGCTACAGACGCGTCTACTTTGTCCCAAACTGATGATGGCATTACTCGGCCGCCTCCGACGGTTGGCTCGCTTTATCGCTTACGCCTGAAACATGACCATATTTTCCAGGGCCGATAGCTTCTCCATACGAGCGCAGAAACCGACTCGAACATGTCAGCGGGTAAATTTTGCTCTCGTAGATACTGTTGGGTCAGATTGTTGACGCGACGACGATACGTTCGCCATCGAAGTGCCACTATTATAATCACGACCATTATGGCGATCGAGTAGCGCCAGAATGCGCCGGAGTTAGGTGCCGTGAGTGCTGTCAACGCAATGACTCCAGCGAATATTGCGAAGTCGGACAACTCATCAAACGCGATGTAGCGCACGAAACTTTCGGTCGGGAGCAGCAACGCGCGGTTGTCGGCGTACGTTACGAGAACTTCTTTCGCACGCGAACCTTCTGGTAGCTTCTCCGCGATGTCGAGATCCTGAAGAATCTGCGCGCGTTGATCGCGCCGATCTTTCGTGTATCCAATGAAGGCGGCAATAAGAGTCGCCGCTGCGGCGATGATTGCCACCGATACGGGCACGATCCAAGCGCTCGACTGCACTGTATGACGCTATCGACCCGGGCCGACAGCCTGGTTGACCGCCACGCCGCGTTGTCGGGCCTTCAGTCCGCCTATTTAGCTCGGTCCGTGGTCGGACGGCTGGGCTTGCGTCGCACCCGCCAGCAACGTCCGCAGCTTGCTTCGCGATGGTTGTGGGGACGAAATCAACACCGCCGTGGCTAGGCTGTCCACCGTGTGCTGCGAGGTTGATTTGAAGGCAGCGTCGACACCGCGCCATGGGCGCATCCGTGGGCACACTTTGGGCACAGTTACACATAAATCGGGTGCATTCCGGTGAACCCCGGTGAACCTCAAATGCCTGGTCAGCGCGTTTCCAACCCTCTGGCCAGCAGGTCAAAACGGGTTCGATTCCCGGCAGCTCCACCACTCTGACCTGCACATGCTAACAACAGACCAATCAGGCTCCAGCAACAAGATCCTCAGACCGTGGTCGTCGTTCACCCGCCGGTAGCGCAATGAGCAATTTCGCTGTTGCGAAACGGGCTCGGTGGTGGTTCGTCGCTGCCGCGACACTGCTTGCCGGTTCATTGGTGGCGCTATATGTGGGTGCACGGCGAGTTGACGCCTGGGTGCATCAGCTGGAGAGCAATCACTGCGCCACGCCCTGGCCGCCTACACCAAACCTCACCGCGCCGGGGTGGGCGACCGTCGGGCTTGTTGTCCCCAACATGTTCTGCCTAGTTGCTGCGTTAGTGCTAGTCCTTATCGGAGCACACCGGTGGTGGCTGAAAGTTCTTGCGACACTTGGCGTGTTGGGTGTTCTATTGGTGACGCTGTTTATCCTGCTCATCGGGTACAGCGACGCGACCTCCGGTGTGGACCGGTACACGGTGAGTGGCAGCGATGGAGGACCGTTGTGTCCGGCTTCGTCACCGGGCAGAAGTTAGTGGCTTTGGCGGACTCGCTGAAGCGCGAGATGGAATCGACGATCACCAGGTTGGCCGGAACACCGCACGCCGCGGAAGATCGCGCACCTTATCTTGTGGCGTCCAGGATGAACTCCCGGCGAAGACCGAGCAGCACGCTGTCGGCAGTGAGCAGGCGCAATCCGGTCCGCTCGGCTTGGGCGACGAGGAGCCGATCGAACGGGTCGTGCCGGGCCAACTCCGGATAGTCGCGGATTGCTTCGGCGTGCTCGGCTGTGATGTTTAGCAACACCAGACCTTGACCTGTCAGGGCTGCGGACAACTCCGCCGGGACAGAGATCTTGCCGAGCATCGCCTTGATGGTCAATTCCCACACAGTGGCCGCGGATACATGCACACCTTGCGCCGAAGCGATCGCCCTCCGTGCCTCCGGTCCAAGCCGCGGGTTGTCATCGAGCAGCCACAGCAGCGCCTGGCTGTCAAGAAGCAGCATCGCGGCGGTGATCAGGGCCGTAGAACATCTCCTGAATATCAGGGTCCACATCGAAGCAGGAGTCGTCGTAGGCGAGCTGGCCGCGCAAGCCGCCGAACGCCACATCGACCGCTTGATGCGGTACCAGATCCGCCACCGGCTTGCCGGCCTTCGAGATGACGACGCGCTCGCCGGCGGCCACCCGCTCGAGTAGGCGAGAGAGATGTGTCTTCGCCTCGTGGATATTCACGTTCACCGTCACCGATCGATCGTAGGCAAATAGACTAAGTCTGGTCTAGTCGGCGCAGGATGCCGATCGAGGTGACTTCGGCGCCATCGGAGACTCTCCCGCGTATCCCGCCGCTCGCGCACGTCGGTCACGCACAGCTAAGCTTCGTTGGCCTGACGAGGGAGGGGTCTGCGGTGCGCGTGTTCGTACGTACGGCGGCAGTGCCATTGGCTGCCGCTCTGGTGTTCGTCGGCTGCAGCCACAAGACCGAACAGCCGCCCAAACCCAAGGTCGGCAGCTGGGGCGTGGACATGACCCAGATGGACACCTCGGTGCGGCCCGGCAACGACTTCTTCGCCTATGCCGTCGGCTCCTGGGTGAAGAACGCGAAGATCCCCGCCGACAAAGTGTGCGCGGGCGTCAATCTCGACATCCAGAACCAGCTCAACGCCGACCTGCGGGCCATCGTCGAGGGCGCCGCCGACAAACACGCACCCGCCGGCGACATCGCCCAACAGATCGGCGATCTGTTCGCGTCCTACATGGACGAGGCGACGCTGAACAAGAACGGCGTCGAGCCGGTGCGGCCGCTGCTGGCGTCGATCGACGCCGTCAACGACCGGGTCGCGCTCAACGGGGTGCTGGTGTCGTTCAACGGCAAGACCCGGGTGGACGACCCGTTCCCGGTGTCGGTGGACATCGACCCGAACAACCCGACCCGCTACCTGCCCAATATCTGGCAGGGCGGCCTGTCGCTCGGCGACCGCGGCTACTACGTGAATACCGACCCGGAGTCGGTCGAGCTGCGCAACAAATTCGTCGCTCACGTCGCGCGGCTGCTCGGCCTGGCCGGCTACACCGATTCCCAACAGCAGGCCGAACGGCTGCTGGCGCTGGAAACCAAGCTGGCCCAAGTGCAGCTGCCCCGCGAGGATGCGCGCAACGTCGACAAGACGAACAACATCATGCCGCGCGCCGACGTCGAGCAGCTCGGCCAGGGCGCGCCCCTGCACGACATGTTCGAGGCCCTGAAACTGCCGGCGAACATCGATTTCCGGGTCGGCATGCCCGACGTATTGCGGCAGACCGCACAGCTTTTCGCCACCGAGCCGCTGGACTCGTGGCAGGCCTACATGCGCTACCAGGTTCTCGACGCCTACGGCGGCGACCTGTCGACACCGTTCGCCGACGAGCTGTTCGACTTCTACGGACGAACGATGGGCGGCGCGGAGGAACGCGCCCCACGCGTCGAGCGTGGAGTCACCCGGGTGAGCAACGGACTCGGTGACCCGGTCGGCGAACTCTACGTCGGCGCGCACTTCAGTCAGCAGACTCGCGACAAGGCGCGGGCGCTGGTGGAGAATCTGCGCAAGGCATACAGCCAGCGCATCGACGCCGCGTCGTGGATGGCGCCGGAAACCAAGAAGGAAGCCCAGGCCAAGCTCGCCGCCCTGGTCGCCAAGATCGGCTATCCCGACCACTGGAAGTTTTACGCGTCGGTCAAGATCAGCGCGGCCGACCTGATCGGCAACGACAACGCCCTCGCGGTGTGGTCGTGGAACGACGACGTCAGTAAGCTGCCCAAGCCCATCGACCGCACCGAATGGGACATGACGCCGCAGACCAACAACGCCTACTACTCGCCGCGGCTCAACGACATCGTGTTCCCCGCGGCGATCCTGCAGCCGCCCAACTTCGATCCCGCCGCTGATCCCGCGGCGAACTACGGGGCCATCGGCGCCACCATCGGGCACGAGATGAGCCACGCGTTCGACGACCAGGGTCGCAAGAGCGACGGCACCGGCATGCAGCGCGACTGGTGGACCCCCGCCGACGCCGAACGCTACGTGCGGGAGTCGAACAAGCTCGTCGCGCAGTTCAACGGGTACGAGCCGCTGCCGGGCAACCACATCAACGGGGCGGTCACGCTCGGGGAGAACACCGCCGACCTGGCCGGGCTGCGCATCGCCTACGACGCCTACAAGCTGTCACTCGGCGGCAAGGAGGCCCCGAAGATCGACGGCCTCACCGGTGACCAGCGGTTCTTCCTGGCCTTCGCGGCGAGCTGGCGGGAGATCTGCCGTCCGGAGAGCGAACGAAACCAACTGCTGTCGGACGTGCACAGCCCCGCGAAGTTCCGGGTCAACGGAATCGTCCGCAACATGGACGAGTGGTACGCGGCGTTCAACGTCCAGCCCGGCGACGCTCTGTACCTCAAGCCCGAGGACCGCGTCCGGGTCTGGTGACCCACTTAGCGCGCCCTGGAACGACTTAGCGCACCCTGGAACGACTTAGCGCACCCTGGAACGACTTAGCGCAACCTGAAACGAATTCACGGCGCCAGGCGATAACCCGAACGTACGGTTTCATGCCGCCGCGGTCAGGGAGCGCCGAAGTTGACGAAAACCAAGAGATTCAAGGCGGCCTGCAGAACGACCGTCGCGGTGAGCAGCGCGATCTCACTGGCCGCCGTCATCGCGATCGCCCCCTCCGAAGCGGACACCGCCACCGACCGGACCAAAGGCGCCACCACCGACCACAACCCCTTCAGCGGCGCCTACGAGGGCTATTGCACCTGGGGCGCCCAGGAGCAGATTCGGCTGCACACCGGCTATTACATCGCCGCGCTTACCGGTAATGCCGAAGACTGGGCCGCGCAGGCTCAGCGGGCGGGCTGGACTGTGGTGGACGAGCCGGCGCCCCGGTCGATCGCCGTCTACAGCCGCGCGATCGTGGGCGGCGTCGGACACGTTGCCTGGGTCGAGGCGTTCGACGGCGCGGGCGTCACGATCACCGAAATGAATTCCGGGGTAGGCGCCACGGCGGCCAACGGCTACCGGGGCTCCGGGTTCCACGTATTCGACACCCGCACGGTCCGCGACATCCCGGGGGTGCGCTACATCCTGATCCCGTGAGCGCCGATCCCGTGAGCGGCCGGTCAGCCGAAGGCGGCGCTCAAGAACTGCACGGCCCAGTAGGTGGCCAGGGCAGTGGACAGGGTGCCCAACAGCGCGATGACGATGAACGGCGACAGGACCAGGGCACCCAACTGCACCAGCGTGACCCAGCCGTTGTCCTCGGCGGGCAGCGCGGCCGCCGACAGCGCTGCCACGTTGGCGGCCTCGGCGTTCGCGTAGGTGTTGGCGCCCGCGGTCAGCGTTTGGACGAACTGGTCGTGGAAAGCGGTTGCCTGTCCGACCAGCTTTTGGAAGTCCTCGCCATGTGAGGCGAATACGGTGGCGATCGCCGCCGAGACTTCGTCGGCGGCGGCGGTGGCGATGTTGGTTGTCGGCGCGGCCGCCGAGATCTGGGCGAATTTCACGTCGGACCCGATGGCGGCGAGATCGCGTGCCGTGGTGATCAGGTTCTCTGGGATGACCTGCATCTTCGCGATGCTATCCACCTGGGTGCCACCGTGGCAGCGTATTTGCTGAATCTGTAGGACCGGATCGCTAGGCCGGACGGGCGACGATCACCGGAACCCTGGCCCTGTCGACGACTGCCGCCCCGACCGAGCCCAACAGCATGCCCGCGAACCCGCCCCGACCGTGGCTGCCGACCACGACTAGTTGCGCCCGTTTGGCTGCCTCGATCAGCGGACTCGCCGGGTCGCCGATCTCGATCCTGCGGCGGACGTCCACCTCGGGATACCGTTCCTGCCAGCCCGCCAGCCGCTCGGCGAGCGTCTCCTCCTCTTCGGATAGCTTGGCGTCCCAGTTGACGTTGGAGAACACCTCTTTGAAGTCGGACACGCGCAGATCCGTCCACGCGTGCAGGGCTACCAAACCGACACCTCGTCGCGATGCTTCGTCGAATGCAATCGCGGTTGCCGTTTCGGACGCCGAGGAGCCGTCGATGCCCACCAGCACCGGCGCCCGGGCGGGATCGGCGACCATCGGTTCCCCGTCGTGTACCACCGCGACCGGACAATGCGCGTGATAGACCAGCCCAGAACTCACCGAGCCGAGGAAGTTGCGGACCAGCACGCCGCCGTGTCCTCGGTAGCCCACCACGACCATCTCCGCGCCCTTGGAGAGCTCGACCAGCGTCGGCACGGTGGCCGCACAGACCACCTTGGTGTCGATCCGCAGCTCACCAGAGCGCTGTTCGGCGACTGCGATCGCCGTGTCGATGAAATCGTGCGCCCGCTTGTCCTGCCAGCGCCGCAGACCGGCGGGCGCGGGAAGCTGCGCCCAGGTCAGCGGGGCGTTGACGACATGGACCAAGGTCAGGGGGCTGTTGCGCAGCGCGGCGTCGTTTGCCGCCCAGCGGACGGCGGCCAGCGCGTCTGGCGAACCGTCGACGCCTACCACAACCGCACGACGTGACGGCTGCACCATGTCAGCTCATTTCTGATCGGCGCATCGCCGGCGCCGCGGGTGCATAGTCGGCTCCGGATCCAGGGACTTTGGACACTAGTTGCTGCAGCATCCCGTCGGTAATCTTGCCGTCTGTTGCACAGTTGGGTCTAGCGCCGGGGGTTCAGCCGTGATGGCCACCTTAGGATTCCGGGCCGGTCGAGCGCTTTCGCTGCTGGCTGCCACATTTTTGGTTGCGGTGTCAATCTCGGTCCACGCGGTGCTCATGGCACCTGAAGCTGCGGCGAATTGCAGCCTGAGTGCCGACGAGGCCGCTTTCGTGGCTTTGTTGTCGGAGCGGGGCATCTCTCCGGCTCCCGGGGCGACCGGCTGCGACCTGGCGATGGGTGGACACGTCGTCGCCTACGACATCCGTCACGGCGTGTCACCGGCCGCGGAGGCGCGCAAGGTCTACCTGAACACCAACCTCAGCACGGAGCAGTCCATGTGGTTCGTCGCAACCGCGGTCGTGGTCTTCGCTCCCGAGATGGTTCCCAGCCAGACGTCGACCGTTCCCATCACGTGATCGAGGAGAAGTTTCCGATGAAAAAGTTCGTGGT
The nucleotide sequence above comes from Mycobacterium kiyosense. Encoded proteins:
- a CDS encoding twitching motility protein PilT, which codes for MLLLDSQALLWLLDDNPRLGPEARRAIASAQGVHVSAATVWELTIKAMLGKISVPAELSAALTGQGLVLLNITAEHAEAIRDYPELARHDPFDRLLVAQAERTGLRLLTADSVLLGLRREFILDATR
- a CDS encoding antitoxin gives rise to the protein MTVNVNIHEAKTHLSRLLERVAAGERVVISKAGKPVADLVPHQAVDVAFGGLRGQLAYDDSCFDVDPDIQEMFYGPDHRRDAAS
- a CDS encoding peptidase M13; translation: MRVFVRTAAVPLAAALVFVGCSHKTEQPPKPKVGSWGVDMTQMDTSVRPGNDFFAYAVGSWVKNAKIPADKVCAGVNLDIQNQLNADLRAIVEGAADKHAPAGDIAQQIGDLFASYMDEATLNKNGVEPVRPLLASIDAVNDRVALNGVLVSFNGKTRVDDPFPVSVDIDPNNPTRYLPNIWQGGLSLGDRGYYVNTDPESVELRNKFVAHVARLLGLAGYTDSQQQAERLLALETKLAQVQLPREDARNVDKTNNIMPRADVEQLGQGAPLHDMFEALKLPANIDFRVGMPDVLRQTAQLFATEPLDSWQAYMRYQVLDAYGGDLSTPFADELFDFYGRTMGGAEERAPRVERGVTRVSNGLGDPVGELYVGAHFSQQTRDKARALVENLRKAYSQRIDAASWMAPETKKEAQAKLAALVAKIGYPDHWKFYASVKISAADLIGNDNALAVWSWNDDVSKLPKPIDRTEWDMTPQTNNAYYSPRLNDIVFPAAILQPPNFDPAADPAANYGAIGATIGHEMSHAFDDQGRKSDGTGMQRDWWTPADAERYVRESNKLVAQFNGYEPLPGNHINGAVTLGENTADLAGLRIAYDAYKLSLGGKEAPKIDGLTGDQRFFLAFAASWREICRPESERNQLLSDVHSPAKFRVNGIVRNMDEWYAAFNVQPGDALYLKPEDRVRVW
- a CDS encoding universal stress protein, which gives rise to MVQPSRRAVVVGVDGSPDALAAVRWAANDAALRNSPLTLVHVVNAPLTWAQLPAPAGLRRWQDKRAHDFIDTAIAVAEQRSGELRIDTKVVCAATVPTLVELSKGAEMVVVGYRGHGGVLVRNFLGSVSSGLVYHAHCPVAVVHDGEPMVADPARAPVLVGIDGSSASETATAIAFDEASRRGVGLVALHAWTDLRVSDFKEVFSNVNWDAKLSEEEETLAERLAGWQERYPEVDVRRRIEIGDPASPLIEAAKRAQLVVVGSHGRGGFAGMLLGSVGAAVVDRARVPVIVARPA